The Halobacillus amylolyticus nucleotide sequence TCAATGAGATAGAGGGGTTTTCCGAATTTCATCGGCGTTTTACCACCCTTGATTTTCATGGCTAAATCAGCGAAGATGGCGGCCAGAATGTCTGAATCCACAGATCGATGTTTGCGTGATAATTGAGAAACACTGAGCGATTCGAAGCCTAGGTGAGCTTGTAGATTTTTATTCACTAGAGAATCTTCCAACGCCCGAAGGCTCGTCACTTCGTTCAAATGAGCGTAAATCATCAAATGAAGATAAGATTCAAACGAACACTTTTTCATGTATCGATCCATTTCTTGAATGGGATCGTCTAAATATTTTAAGTTTAAGGGTTCTACGTATTTACCAAATGACGTTTTTGCGGTATTCTTGTCCATGAGATGGTCCTTTATATTGGATTTGGACAGGAACTCCCTGCACCAACCATTATAAGGGATTTTTTTATGGAAAAGAGTAGATTCTGAACATTTAGATATTATTTATGCAATACTAGTGATTTCCATTATAAAAAAATATTGTAACTCATAAATCGTTTATTATACCTATTTTCTGGAAGTATCATTTCTACTACCTTACAATAATGTTGTCATAAATCGCATACATAAAAAAGAGCGCCCCGGCTACTGCCAGGGCGCTTTTAACCTCATCACTTTTCGTTAATCCTATTAAGAAATTTCTTAAATAAACATAATGTTCTTTATAAATTTCCTCAATTAGTTCTAATGGATTGATCTTATGCATTTTTAAACCCCCCGCAATATCTCCGGCATTAAAGTGACGATTATAATCCAAAAAGGTTGCAATCTTTTTAAGTTTCTAAAAAAATTAAAGGGACCGTTTAGTC carries:
- a CDS encoding DUF4372 domain-containing protein, producing the protein MDKNTAKTSFGKYVEPLNLKYLDDPIQEMDRYMKKCSFESYLHLMIYAHLNEVTSLRALEDSLVNKNLQAHLGFESLSVSQLSRKHRSVDSDILAAIFADLAMKIKGGKTPMKFGKPLYLIDSTTISLNHDQFPWAQFRKTKGGLKIHLRLVFMDDLHQFPD